A window of the Coprobacter fastidiosus genome harbors these coding sequences:
- a CDS encoding LrgB family protein codes for MNEILSSTPFLLFLVLASYLSGTYIYTKSKIALLHPIIISIAIIIGVLKWAGIDYETFSKGSYMIHFMLGPSVVALGYVLYEQIGYLKGKVLSITSSIIVGSLVGIVSVIWICKLMGVEHSVIVSLEPKSVTTPIALSLSAKSGGIPSLTAITVVICGILGGIIGPFILRKLHIKSRVAKGLALGAAAHGLGTAKAIELGAVEGAISGLAIGLMGIMTSLLIPLVENLFYK; via the coding sequence ATGAACGAAATATTATCTTCTACCCCATTTTTGTTATTTCTCGTATTAGCAAGTTATTTATCAGGAACATATATTTATACCAAAAGTAAAATTGCGCTGCTCCATCCCATTATTATCAGTATAGCGATTATTATTGGAGTATTAAAATGGGCAGGAATCGATTACGAGACTTTTTCCAAAGGCAGTTACATGATACATTTCATGTTAGGACCTTCTGTCGTAGCATTGGGTTATGTTTTATACGAACAAATCGGATATTTAAAAGGAAAAGTTCTATCCATCACTTCTTCTATTATTGTCGGAAGTTTAGTAGGGATCGTAAGCGTAATTTGGATTTGCAAACTAATGGGAGTAGAACATAGTGTCATTGTCTCATTAGAGCCTAAATCCGTTACTACCCCCATAGCATTAAGCCTTTCTGCAAAAAGTGGAGGAATTCCGTCATTAACAGCTATTACTGTCGTTATATGCGGTATATTAGGTGGAATTATCGGGCCGTTTATTCTTCGTAAATTACATATAAAAAGCCGGGTTGCCAAAGGTCTTGCTCTTGGCGCGGCTGCGCACGGTTTAGGTACAGCTAAGGCAATAGAACTCGGTGCGGTAGAAGGAGCTATTAGCGGACTTGCAATAGGACTGATGGGAATTATGACATCTTTGTTGATTCCATTGGTCGAAAATCTGTTTTATAAATAA
- a CDS encoding MBL fold metallo-hydrolase, translating into MQIKFLGTGTSTGVPEIACHCEVCSSNDPRDRRLRTSALFTIKSKNILIDCGPDFRQQMLCSHTEKIDAVLLTHVHYDHTSGLDELRVFCKEHSVDVFLEPWVADAIRARIPYCFVEHPYPGVASLNLNEIGTDPFCVQDISVIPIRVMHYKLPILGYRIEDVAYITDMLYISEEEMEKIKDVKILIINALRHTEHISHQTLDMALSLIKRVKPERAYLIHMSHHMGLHEVESKKLPENVYFAHDGLLIDTEYI; encoded by the coding sequence ATGCAAATTAAATTTTTAGGAACAGGGACATCGACCGGAGTACCTGAAATTGCATGCCATTGTGAAGTTTGTTCTTCGAACGATCCGAGAGACCGAAGATTAAGGACATCGGCGTTGTTTACAATAAAGAGTAAAAATATTTTAATAGATTGTGGTCCGGATTTTCGGCAACAGATGTTATGCAGTCATACAGAAAAGATCGATGCGGTTTTATTAACCCATGTACATTATGATCATACGAGTGGTTTAGATGAGTTGCGAGTTTTTTGTAAAGAGCATTCTGTGGATGTCTTTTTAGAGCCTTGGGTTGCAGATGCGATAAGGGCAAGAATACCTTATTGTTTTGTCGAACATCCTTATCCGGGTGTTGCAAGTCTTAATCTAAATGAGATTGGCACAGATCCGTTTTGCGTACAGGATATCTCTGTAATACCGATTCGAGTAATGCATTATAAACTTCCCATATTAGGTTATCGTATTGAAGATGTGGCCTATATTACGGATATGTTATATATCTCGGAGGAAGAGATGGAGAAAATAAAAGATGTTAAAATATTAATTATTAATGCATTGCGTCATACAGAACATATATCTCATCAGACATTAGACATGGCATTGAGTCTCATAAAACGTGTAAAGCCCGAAAGAGCTTATCTTATTCATATGAGCCACCATATGGGATTACATGAAGTGGAATCGAAAAAATTACCTGAGAATGTATATTTCGCCCATGACGGATTACTAATCGACACGGAATATATATAA
- a CDS encoding CidA/LrgA family protein produces the protein MVKGASIIMLFYFLGECLSFLINGIVPGSVYGMVLLFLSLLLKFVKPRDVRSVSNALTQNMALFFVPAGVGLMASFDLISRYWAALLIVSVVTTAVIIAVVGYMQDKLEKKL, from the coding sequence ATGGTTAAAGGTGCATCTATTATTATGTTATTCTATTTTTTAGGAGAATGCTTAAGTTTTTTAATTAATGGAATTGTCCCGGGCAGTGTTTACGGAATGGTTCTGTTATTTTTGTCTCTTTTACTGAAATTCGTAAAACCTCGAGATGTAAGAAGTGTATCGAACGCATTGACACAGAATATGGCACTTTTTTTTGTTCCTGCAGGAGTCGGTCTTATGGCATCTTTCGATCTCATTTCTCGCTATTGGGCAGCATTATTAATCGTATCTGTCGTAACGACAGCTGTTATTATCGCTGTTGTCGGATATATGCAAGATAAATTAGAAAAAAAGCTATAA
- a CDS encoding CDGSH iron-sulfur domain-containing protein: MKKTTEPNVEIGTSAAPEMFYIKILADGPYLVYGNPPIDQEIIMPNEDGASWVYKKGRHYKTEGEYTALCRCGESCKKPFCDGSHSKADWNPEETSDKRPLLEDAELFEGPAMVLADNEKYCAFARFCDAYGRIWNIVQIAKTQDEIDLVKHEAGHCPAGRLVVWDKKTKKVFEPSFDPSIGIIEDPGIKVSGPIWVKGGIRVESADGSSYEIRNRVTLCRCGQSSNKPFCDGTHASMHFRDNLPLEAGKEEW; this comes from the coding sequence ATGAAAAAGACAACTGAACCGAACGTGGAGATAGGAACTTCTGCTGCTCCAGAGATGTTTTACATTAAAATTTTAGCAGACGGACCATATTTAGTATATGGAAATCCCCCTATTGATCAAGAAATTATTATGCCTAATGAAGATGGAGCTTCTTGGGTTTATAAAAAAGGACGTCATTACAAGACCGAAGGTGAATATACGGCACTTTGTCGTTGTGGTGAATCTTGTAAAAAACCTTTTTGCGATGGTTCTCATTCTAAAGCGGACTGGAATCCGGAAGAAACAAGCGACAAACGTCCTTTATTGGAAGATGCCGAACTGTTCGAAGGTCCGGCAATGGTATTGGCCGATAATGAGAAATATTGTGCTTTTGCTCGTTTTTGTGATGCATACGGTCGTATCTGGAATATTGTACAGATTGCGAAAACTCAAGATGAAATAGACCTTGTCAAACATGAGGCTGGTCATTGTCCAGCTGGACGCTTGGTTGTATGGGATAAAAAAACAAAAAAAGTTTTTGAACCGTCGTTTGATCCTTCAATTGGGATTATAGAGGATCCCGGAATCAAGGTAAGTGGTCCTATATGGGTGAAAGGTGGAATTCGTGTTGAGAGTGCTGACGGAAGTAGCTATGAGATTAGAAATAGAGTTACTTTGTGCCGTTGTGGTCAATCTTCCAATAAACCTTTTTGTGACGGGACTCACGCTTCTATGCATTTTAGAGATAATTTGCCTTTAGAAGCCGGTAAAGAAGAATGGTAG
- a CDS encoding RecQ family ATP-dependent DNA helicase, producing the protein MGQNIYEILKRYWGYDTFRPLQEDIINSVLTGNDTLGLMPTGGGKSLTFQVPVLAMDGICLVITPLIALMKDQVDNLRARDIKAAYLYSGLTRHETIVTLENCIFGKYKFLYISPERLSNDLFLSKVKAMKVSLLVVDEAHCISQWGYDFRPSYIKIADIRTLFPDVPVLALTATATPQVVEDIQEKLHFKKGKVFQKSFFRPNLSYVVRYGENKIQQLIHILNRVPGSAIIYVRSRQKTKEIAEELRRFKISADFYHAGLKSEDKNRKQQSWKEDHCRVIVATNAFGMGIDKPDVRLVIHLDLPNSPEEYYQEAGRAGRDGLQAYAVILYANADKVKLEKRIRDMFPEREFISRVYEALGNFLQVAVGSGMNSVFDFNLNTFCKTFKFPILPTFNALKILEQAQYIEFTEEVESLSRVMITVQRDELYKLQTDDYEKEELLQCLLRSYTGLFADYVFIQEDLLSRRSGLSPQEVYENLIYFSKQHILHYIPQKRTPFIIYTTPREDLKYLSIPRNVYEERKERFSHRIHSMLEYVLHDKKCRTQILLNYFGETFNRECGLCDICLQQKSGELTSGDFSRIEKEIYKLLQADKCSLDTIIARIPFSQEKIVETLRFLCDEQFVQVKDGLYYI; encoded by the coding sequence ATGGGACAAAACATCTACGAAATATTAAAACGATATTGGGGATATGATACATTCAGACCTTTACAAGAAGATATTATCAATTCCGTACTGACAGGAAATGATACCTTGGGCTTGATGCCGACAGGAGGAGGGAAATCCTTAACATTTCAAGTTCCTGTCCTAGCTATGGATGGAATTTGTTTAGTTATAACACCTCTGATCGCATTAATGAAAGATCAGGTGGATAATCTTAGAGCCAGAGATATTAAAGCGGCTTATCTATATTCCGGATTAACTCGTCACGAAACGATCGTTACATTAGAAAATTGCATATTCGGTAAATATAAGTTTTTATACATTTCTCCGGAACGTCTTTCAAACGATCTTTTCCTATCCAAAGTAAAAGCAATGAAAGTCTCTCTATTAGTGGTGGATGAAGCCCATTGCATCTCCCAATGGGGGTATGATTTCAGACCTTCATATATAAAAATTGCCGACATAAGGACTTTATTCCCCGATGTTCCCGTATTAGCCTTGACTGCAACTGCAACTCCCCAAGTCGTAGAAGATATACAAGAAAAACTCCATTTCAAAAAAGGAAAAGTCTTTCAAAAAAGTTTTTTCCGCCCTAATCTTTCTTATGTAGTACGCTACGGAGAAAATAAAATTCAACAATTAATACATATTCTCAATCGTGTTCCGGGAAGTGCCATAATCTATGTCCGCAGCAGACAAAAAACAAAAGAGATTGCGGAAGAATTAAGAAGATTCAAAATCAGTGCGGATTTTTATCATGCAGGTTTAAAATCAGAAGATAAAAACCGTAAGCAACAATCCTGGAAAGAAGATCATTGTCGGGTAATTGTCGCCACAAATGCTTTTGGAATGGGCATAGATAAACCGGATGTACGACTCGTTATTCATTTGGATTTACCTAACTCTCCGGAAGAGTACTATCAAGAAGCCGGACGCGCAGGAAGAGATGGGCTCCAGGCATATGCTGTTATTTTATATGCAAATGCCGATAAGGTAAAATTAGAAAAGAGAATCCGTGATATGTTTCCCGAACGAGAATTTATATCTCGTGTATATGAAGCATTAGGAAACTTTTTGCAAGTAGCAGTCGGATCGGGAATGAATTCTGTTTTTGATTTCAATTTAAACACATTCTGCAAAACGTTTAAATTTCCCATATTACCGACATTTAACGCACTAAAAATATTAGAACAAGCTCAATATATAGAGTTTACGGAAGAAGTAGAATCTCTGTCGAGAGTAATGATAACCGTACAACGTGATGAATTGTACAAATTGCAAACGGACGATTATGAAAAAGAAGAATTATTACAATGTTTACTTCGTTCCTATACAGGTTTATTCGCCGATTACGTTTTTATTCAGGAAGATCTCTTGTCAAGACGAAGCGGGCTCTCCCCTCAAGAGGTATACGAAAACTTAATCTATTTTTCAAAACAGCATATTTTACACTACATACCGCAAAAAAGGACACCTTTTATTATATATACCACACCTCGAGAGGATCTGAAATATTTATCAATACCCCGAAATGTTTATGAAGAACGCAAAGAACGTTTTTCTCATCGCATTCATAGTATGTTGGAATATGTACTTCACGATAAAAAATGCAGAACACAAATATTATTAAACTATTTTGGCGAGACATTTAACAGAGAATGCGGATTATGCGATATTTGTTTGCAACAAAAATCCGGAGAATTAACTTCTGGAGATTTCTCCCGAATAGAAAAAGAAATCTACAAACTATTGCAAGCTGATAAATGTAGTCTCGACACAATTATAGCACGTATTCCTTTTTCACAGGAAAAAATAGTAGAAACATTACGTTTCTTATGTGATGAACAATTTGTTCAAGTTAAAGACGGACTTTATTATATATAA